Proteins encoded by one window of Tunturibacter psychrotolerans:
- a CDS encoding S10 family peptidase — protein sequence MLLTSFSPAVPSAVAQAASDAKPADAKPTDAKSAATAGMSTTLPPLPADAHVEQSMQMEGKTLHYTVTVGTLPVRDSKGALSGEVVYTSYVAEGKDRPVTFAFNGGPGAASVYLNLGAIGPKRVAFGAEGQSPSDPATLTDNPGTWLDFTDLVFIDPIGTGFSRSLVSEEEAKKQFYGPDQDIAYLSRNIYDWLVKNGRLQSRKYIVGESYGGYRGPRLTAYLQSQTGVAVNGLVLVSPALSPQAGSQDLSPIPWMMTLPSIVAANYERQGKLTNESMAEVIDYTRGEYAVDLMKGNSDPAATPRLVKKVTELTGLDPTFVKQSGGRLETQAFLREEFRETGKLGSRYDPNVTAYDPFPYNPTQETQDPILLSIIAPTTTAMVDFVTRTVGWKTDASYNALSFEVNRMWDQSGHDGAFSGSAAASDLRVAVATDPKLRVVIAHGWADLSCPFMGSVLTVSQIPTMGDATRVQVHEYPGGHMYYARPASSLALRKDVMEMVSKH from the coding sequence TTGCTCCTTACAAGTTTCTCTCCAGCTGTCCCATCCGCAGTTGCGCAAGCTGCCTCGGATGCGAAACCTGCCGACGCCAAGCCTACCGATGCGAAGTCTGCTGCAACGGCGGGAATGTCCACCACGTTGCCGCCCCTGCCAGCGGACGCTCATGTAGAGCAAAGCATGCAGATGGAAGGCAAGACGCTGCACTACACCGTAACGGTTGGAACTCTGCCTGTGCGAGACAGCAAAGGCGCGTTGAGCGGCGAAGTCGTCTACACCTCCTACGTTGCCGAAGGTAAGGACCGGCCCGTAACGTTCGCTTTCAATGGCGGCCCAGGCGCAGCCTCGGTGTATCTGAACCTGGGCGCGATCGGACCGAAGAGAGTAGCGTTTGGCGCTGAGGGACAAAGCCCGTCAGACCCGGCGACGCTGACCGACAATCCGGGGACGTGGCTCGACTTTACGGATCTGGTGTTCATCGATCCGATCGGGACGGGTTTTTCGCGGTCGCTGGTTTCCGAAGAAGAGGCAAAGAAGCAGTTCTATGGCCCGGACCAGGATATTGCCTATTTGTCGCGGAACATCTACGACTGGCTGGTGAAGAACGGGCGACTGCAGTCTCGCAAGTACATCGTGGGCGAGAGCTATGGCGGGTATCGCGGACCGAGGCTGACAGCTTATCTGCAGTCGCAGACCGGCGTCGCCGTGAATGGACTCGTCCTGGTATCTCCGGCGCTCTCTCCGCAGGCCGGTTCTCAGGATCTCTCGCCGATTCCATGGATGATGACGCTGCCGTCGATCGTCGCTGCAAACTATGAGCGGCAGGGCAAGCTGACGAACGAGAGTATGGCCGAGGTGATCGACTACACACGCGGGGAGTACGCGGTGGATCTGATGAAAGGCAACAGCGATCCGGCCGCGACCCCTCGGCTGGTAAAGAAGGTGACGGAGCTGACCGGGCTCGATCCGACGTTCGTCAAGCAGTCGGGTGGACGGCTGGAGACGCAGGCGTTTCTGCGCGAGGAGTTTCGCGAGACGGGCAAGCTGGGCAGCCGGTATGACCCGAATGTGACGGCGTACGATCCGTTCCCTTACAACCCGACGCAGGAGACACAAGACCCGATTTTGTTGAGCATTATTGCGCCCACCACTACCGCAATGGTGGATTTTGTCACGCGAACAGTTGGCTGGAAGACAGATGCGAGCTATAACGCGCTGTCGTTCGAGGTCAACAGAATGTGGGATCAGAGCGGACATGATGGCGCCTTCTCCGGGTCGGCTGCTGCGTCCGATCTGCGAGTCGCGGTAGCGACCGATCCCAAGCTGCGTGTCGTGATTGCGCATGGATGGGCGGATCTGTCCTGCCCGTTCATGGGATCGGTGCTGACGGTGAGCCAGATCCCGACGATGGGCGATGCGACGCGGGTGCAGGTGCACGAATACCCCGGTGGGCATATGTATTACGCACGGCCGGCTAGTTCGTTGGCGTTGCGCAAGGATGTGATGGAGATGGTGTCGAAGCACTGA
- a CDS encoding superoxide dismutase family protein: protein MRKTLAAAVTLSLLAVPAFAKPKNAVVVPIKTATGEDAGTATFSPSKKGVHIKLDLKDLPVGDHGVHIHAKPLCDAPDFKTASGHFNPTDKQHGFQNPAGHHAGDLPTNVTIGEGHLGQATFNVDYLSMDPTAANSILANGGTSIVIHEKADDMKTDPSGNSGNRIACGVISAPTP, encoded by the coding sequence ATGCGCAAGACGCTCGCCGCCGCCGTGACTCTCAGCCTTCTCGCAGTTCCCGCCTTCGCCAAGCCTAAGAATGCTGTCGTCGTACCCATCAAGACCGCCACTGGCGAGGACGCAGGGACCGCAACCTTCAGTCCTTCCAAGAAGGGTGTCCATATCAAACTCGATCTCAAGGACCTCCCCGTTGGGGATCACGGCGTCCACATCCACGCCAAGCCACTCTGCGATGCGCCTGACTTCAAGACGGCCAGTGGCCACTTCAATCCAACCGACAAACAGCACGGCTTCCAGAACCCGGCGGGCCATCACGCGGGCGACCTCCCGACGAATGTCACCATCGGAGAAGGCCATCTCGGCCAAGCCACCTTCAACGTGGACTACCTCTCGATGGACCCCACCGCAGCGAACAGCATCCTCGCCAATGGCGGTACCTCGATCGTCATCCACGAAAAGGCAGACGACATGAAGACTGACCCCTCAGGTAACTCCGGCAATCGGATCGCTTGTGGCGTGATCTCAGCTCCGACCCCCTAA
- a CDS encoding RNA polymerase sigma factor: MGVLHMAIPTVSRHAGLKSVARRLPRVATQHLTQPAPGFVERLQVHQQINPAPAPRGTLLPPTKSLEAKLERTPEQEAAQEAVAKLVRQCMAGDSQAWQQLVASQHRRIYAICYRFTGSGSDAEDLTQEVFLKLYKNLSSFDTQKGSFQTWITTLARNLLVDHFRRTRLERASDSLDATFEGDEDGPTMGDRLADPRPSQEHHVAGLELKVRVQNALKQLSPELREAVILRDLEDMDYKEISQVLRIPEGTVKSRISRGRGELARLLQRIEGQVV; this comes from the coding sequence ATGGGCGTTTTACACATGGCGATTCCGACGGTGAGCCGACACGCAGGACTCAAGTCCGTGGCGCGCCGCCTGCCCCGAGTTGCTACACAGCACCTCACTCAACCGGCTCCCGGGTTTGTTGAGAGGCTACAGGTCCACCAACAAATCAATCCGGCTCCCGCTCCACGCGGTACACTGCTCCCACCGACAAAATCACTTGAGGCGAAGTTGGAGCGTACCCCGGAACAGGAAGCCGCGCAGGAAGCAGTCGCCAAACTGGTGCGCCAGTGCATGGCAGGTGACTCGCAGGCCTGGCAGCAGTTGGTCGCCTCGCAACATCGCCGCATCTACGCTATCTGCTACCGCTTTACCGGCTCAGGTAGCGACGCCGAGGATCTGACGCAAGAGGTCTTTCTCAAGCTTTATAAGAACCTTTCCAGCTTCGACACGCAAAAGGGCAGCTTTCAGACCTGGATTACCACGCTGGCCCGCAATCTTCTGGTCGACCATTTCCGCCGTACTCGCCTCGAGCGTGCCTCCGACTCTCTGGACGCTACCTTTGAAGGCGACGAAGATGGTCCCACCATGGGCGACCGGCTTGCTGACCCCCGGCCATCTCAGGAGCATCATGTCGCCGGTCTGGAACTCAAAGTTCGGGTTCAGAACGCACTCAAACAACTCTCCCCTGAGCTTCGCGAAGCTGTTATTCTGCGCGATCTCGAGGATATGGATTACAAAGAGATATCCCAGGTTCTCCGCATACCCGAAGGTACGGTAAAAAGCCGCATCAGTCGCGGTCGCGGGGAACTTGCAAGGCTTTTGCAACGTATAGAAGGGCAGGTGGTTTAA
- a CDS encoding anti-sigma factor family protein, producing MADFNKFGSGGPGGPGDPQHCAQCEAMLVDALDGTLSKADQATFDTHMIGCPSCAALLADAQRGAAWMEMLRSPRPEPPASLFESILAQTSGKSSLGPVKEDQPPIVLGRTDYLRTPTPLPGHSSLLPPLGAPLATNPFASGKVLPFRTRVTHGLRSLGQTMLQPRLAMTAAMAFFSIALTMNLTGVRFSQLHASDLKPSSILRSCYEAKAKVVRYSDNLRVVYELESRVRDLQRSSDDEGSAGTVSTPANQNDPAAQQNRKPAGQQPDDPKDQKPGQKNDQKQNSPKPNPGSSRREIPGGNVQLVASVSTRAPLPFQSQNFVVFTPSVIKLEGGLV from the coding sequence GTGGCAGACTTCAACAAATTCGGCAGCGGCGGGCCCGGTGGACCCGGCGATCCACAGCACTGCGCGCAATGCGAAGCGATGCTCGTGGATGCACTCGATGGCACTCTGTCGAAGGCAGATCAGGCCACCTTCGACACCCACATGATCGGCTGCCCCAGTTGTGCAGCACTGCTCGCTGATGCTCAACGCGGAGCGGCGTGGATGGAGATGCTTAGGTCTCCCCGTCCTGAGCCACCCGCCTCGCTTTTTGAGAGCATCCTCGCCCAGACCAGCGGCAAATCGTCCCTTGGTCCCGTCAAAGAAGACCAGCCCCCCATCGTCCTCGGTAGAACTGATTACCTTCGTACACCGACCCCTCTCCCCGGCCATTCGTCGCTACTCCCTCCCTTGGGCGCACCCCTCGCAACCAATCCTTTCGCCTCTGGCAAGGTTCTTCCTTTCCGTACTCGCGTCACCCATGGGCTTCGTTCCTTAGGCCAGACGATGTTGCAGCCGCGTCTCGCAATGACTGCTGCCATGGCTTTCTTCTCTATCGCACTCACTATGAACCTCACCGGGGTTCGCTTCAGTCAGCTTCACGCCAGCGACCTCAAACCCTCCAGCATCCTGCGCAGTTGCTACGAGGCCAAGGCAAAGGTCGTGCGCTACTCAGACAACCTTCGGGTCGTCTACGAACTCGAGTCTCGCGTCCGCGATTTGCAACGCTCATCGGATGATGAGGGATCGGCCGGAACGGTTAGCACGCCGGCCAACCAGAACGACCCCGCCGCCCAGCAGAACCGCAAACCTGCAGGGCAGCAGCCGGATGATCCAAAGGATCAAAAGCCCGGCCAGAAGAACGACCAGAAGCAGAACAGCCCCAAACCCAACCCTGGCTCCAGCCGGCGCGAAATTCCCGGCGGAAATGTCCAGCTAGTAGCGTCTGTTAGTACCCGGGCCCCTCTCCCCTTCCAGTCTCAGAATTTTGTTGTCTTTACTCCCAGTGTCATTAAGTTGGAAGGGGGATTGGTATGA
- a CDS encoding B-box zinc finger protein, with product MNCANHPDRERVAFCQNCGKPLCQECTRTVGSAVFCEPCLAARLAGAGSPPPAGGTYTTGPSGGTYTYSGSEAGVNYSVSGVVPPPTPPGAPNPGLAALLGFIPGVGAMYNGQYAKGVVHLVVFAILVSLADEHGIFGIFIAGWMCYQVIEAYHTARARRDGTPLPNPFGLNDLGERLGFGKSWPGTSHSGSPAPFVPQDTATTATSDSAASSTYTPPATGYPPQQPSAAWGSPWESYAAPPVTPIPPYGTAAYPVDPNLNLPRNRFPAGALWLIGLGCVFLVGNAGLFHHFPIHRIIPFFLIGLGVWLFVHKMTGTGTGLSDDGTPAYQYRLFSALRGSIWVILVGVLFLLDSFDILSWSHSWPFFIIVAGLMAVFQRTSFNSAAAVAYPYGVAPAPPAAAPPTSTNIVPSSQHDQEGS from the coding sequence ATGAACTGCGCAAACCATCCTGATCGTGAACGTGTTGCTTTTTGCCAGAACTGCGGCAAGCCACTCTGCCAGGAGTGCACCCGCACTGTCGGCTCTGCTGTCTTCTGCGAACCCTGCCTTGCTGCCAGACTCGCGGGTGCTGGATCTCCCCCACCTGCTGGCGGAACCTACACAACCGGCCCCTCGGGCGGCACTTACACTTACAGTGGAAGCGAAGCTGGCGTGAACTACTCCGTTAGCGGCGTTGTCCCACCCCCTACTCCTCCCGGAGCACCCAATCCCGGCTTAGCCGCGCTGTTGGGCTTCATTCCCGGCGTCGGCGCCATGTACAACGGCCAGTACGCCAAGGGTGTCGTGCACCTGGTAGTCTTCGCGATTCTTGTCAGCCTCGCAGACGAGCACGGCATCTTCGGCATCTTCATCGCCGGCTGGATGTGCTATCAGGTGATCGAGGCCTACCACACTGCTAGAGCCCGTCGCGATGGCACTCCTCTCCCGAATCCTTTTGGCCTGAATGATCTCGGCGAGCGTCTTGGCTTCGGAAAATCCTGGCCTGGCACCAGCCATTCGGGTTCTCCTGCTCCCTTCGTTCCGCAGGACACCGCAACGACCGCCACCTCAGATTCCGCCGCGAGCAGCACTTACACCCCACCTGCCACAGGTTACCCTCCCCAACAACCCTCAGCTGCCTGGGGATCTCCGTGGGAAAGCTACGCCGCACCACCCGTAACTCCCATCCCGCCCTACGGCACAGCTGCTTACCCAGTCGATCCCAACCTGAATCTCCCGCGTAATCGCTTTCCCGCGGGCGCTCTCTGGCTCATCGGCCTGGGCTGCGTCTTCCTGGTCGGAAATGCTGGCCTCTTCCATCACTTTCCCATCCACCGAATCATCCCCTTCTTCCTCATCGGACTCGGCGTCTGGCTCTTCGTCCACAAGATGACCGGCACAGGAACGGGTCTCTCCGACGACGGCACCCCCGCGTACCAGTATCGTCTCTTCAGCGCACTTCGCGGTTCCATCTGGGTTATCCTCGTCGGCGTCTTGTTCCTGCTCGACTCTTTTGACATCCTCTCCTGGTCCCATAGCTGGCCATTCTTCATCATCGTTGCCGGTCTAATGGCAGTCTTTCAGCGCACCTCTTTCAACTCGGCCGCCGCAGTTGCTTATCCGTACGGAGTCGCCCCCGCTCCCCCGGCCGCAGCTCCTCCCACCAGCACCAACATCGTTCCCTCCAGCCAGCACGATCAGGAAGGGAGCTAG
- a CDS encoding DUF4097 family beta strand repeat-containing protein, with product MGSYPPPPYPPPPGPPYGGDWKYQRRVLKEQARAQRDIARAQRDAYRYQARSLRRSSILGPLLLITIGILFLLVQTGRIGAHSLWDWYGRFWPLLLVGAGVVMLLEWAYDQYMQSDSTQPRYRRRLGGGVFTLLLILGITGIVFSSVRNGNGHNYVLNGLNLNQDNIDEFLGDKHESDQTLSQSFPANSGFTVDNPRGDISISGTSDDNQIHVSVHKEVYTRSDSDADGKAQRLNPSLSSSGGNTLNLSIPAIDGTRADLTITIPATVPTIITANHGDVHVSALKAPLQVTANHGNIELSAITGPVITHVNNSDSDLSAHSVSGPLTIQGRGHDTTLSDLSGPVNMSGDFFGTTHFERIRGPIKFHTSRTDLQFARLDGEIDISHADISASEAVGPLTLTAGNRNVTLDRVAGDVTVTNRNGSVDLTSAPPLGNVTVENRNGSVNLTLPEQSNFGYQLDATNGNIESDFSQIKSDDDDDKKNVISGTIGKGGPLLHISTSQGDISVKKGSVMPLPPMPPMPKITSMPPDARQAMEEAKQEAREAAREGKEAAAEGKREGKEAADEARREAKEAADEANRAAKDAKQQKDPNE from the coding sequence ATGGGAAGCTATCCGCCGCCACCTTATCCACCACCGCCCGGCCCTCCCTACGGAGGCGATTGGAAATATCAGCGTCGCGTTCTCAAGGAACAAGCCCGCGCACAACGCGACATAGCCCGCGCTCAGCGTGATGCCTACCGGTACCAAGCTCGCAGTCTCAGGCGTAGCTCTATCCTTGGGCCCCTGCTACTTATCACGATCGGCATCCTCTTTCTGCTCGTGCAGACTGGACGGATCGGAGCTCACAGCTTGTGGGATTGGTACGGGCGCTTTTGGCCGCTCCTGCTGGTCGGCGCCGGAGTTGTCATGCTTCTGGAATGGGCATACGACCAGTACATGCAGTCGGACTCCACCCAACCCCGATATCGTCGCCGTCTCGGTGGTGGCGTCTTCACGCTGCTGCTGATCTTGGGCATCACGGGCATTGTCTTCAGCAGCGTTCGAAACGGCAACGGTCACAACTACGTCCTCAACGGCCTAAACCTCAACCAGGACAACATTGACGAATTCCTTGGCGATAAGCATGAGAGCGACCAGACTCTTTCTCAGTCCTTCCCTGCCAACTCAGGCTTCACCGTCGACAATCCTCGCGGCGACATCTCCATCTCCGGTACCAGCGACGACAACCAGATCCACGTCTCCGTTCACAAAGAGGTCTACACTCGCTCTGACTCCGACGCCGACGGCAAAGCTCAACGCCTCAATCCAAGCCTCAGCAGTTCTGGCGGAAACACTCTAAATCTTTCCATACCCGCGATCGACGGCACCCGCGCGGATCTCACCATCACGATCCCGGCGACAGTTCCTACTATCATCACTGCTAACCATGGCGACGTCCACGTCAGCGCCCTCAAGGCGCCACTGCAAGTCACCGCCAACCACGGCAACATCGAGCTTAGCGCAATCACCGGTCCGGTCATTACGCACGTCAACAATAGCGACTCTGACCTCTCTGCGCACAGCGTCTCGGGGCCTCTCACCATTCAGGGTCGCGGCCATGACACGACTCTCTCCGATCTCAGCGGTCCCGTCAATATGAGCGGTGATTTTTTCGGCACCACCCACTTCGAGCGCATTCGCGGCCCCATTAAGTTTCATACCAGTCGCACAGATCTTCAGTTTGCCCGTCTCGATGGCGAGATCGATATCAGCCACGCCGACATCTCCGCCAGTGAAGCCGTCGGCCCTTTGACTCTGACCGCAGGCAATCGCAACGTCACACTCGACCGAGTCGCCGGAGACGTCACTGTCACCAACCGCAATGGGTCAGTCGATCTTACGAGCGCTCCTCCCCTTGGGAATGTCACCGTGGAGAATCGCAACGGCTCCGTGAATCTGACTCTTCCCGAACAATCTAATTTCGGTTACCAGCTCGATGCCACTAATGGAAACATTGAAAGCGACTTCTCTCAAATCAAGTCCGACGACGATGACGACAAAAAGAACGTCATCAGCGGCACGATTGGCAAGGGAGGCCCACTTCTGCATATCTCCACGAGTCAGGGCGACATCTCGGTGAAGAAAGGAAGCGTGATGCCACTGCCTCCAATGCCTCCAATGCCAAAGATTACTTCGATGCCACCCGATGCGCGTCAAGCCATGGAAGAGGCGAAGCAGGAGGCGCGTGAAGCTGCTCGTGAAGGCAAAGAGGCCGCTGCGGAAGGCAAGCGTGAAGGAAAGGAAGCTGCGGACGAAGCTAGACGCGAGGCTAAAGAAGCAGCCGATGAAGCTAACCGCGCGGCGAAAGATGCGAAACAGCAAAAAGATCCGAACGAATAA
- a CDS encoding SAM hydrolase/SAM-dependent halogenase family protein: protein MTDFDVKDDAVGICKAVMNDVAPGVQVIDITHQATPYDIAEGARFLAGSAPYFPKDAVFVVVIDPTVGSTRRAIIARSKKGQFFVLPDNGLLTLVQDRDGIEGAREITNQEWMIGAKTSSTFHGRDIFSPAGAHLARGDDWATAGPPVDVASLVRLDLRTATVDDAGLHGEVIGTDGPFGNLVLNVPAETFAKLGYKVGDTVPVQVNGRTYQLPFVKTFSDVAVGKPLAYIDSRGRLSLGINQRSFAETYGIHPPAAVMIAKKQ, encoded by the coding sequence ATGACCGACTTCGATGTGAAGGACGATGCTGTGGGAATCTGCAAGGCGGTGATGAACGATGTAGCGCCTGGAGTCCAGGTCATCGACATTACGCACCAAGCGACTCCGTATGACATCGCGGAGGGGGCTAGGTTTCTCGCTGGCTCGGCTCCTTACTTTCCGAAAGATGCAGTGTTCGTGGTGGTCATCGATCCTACTGTAGGGAGTACGCGGCGAGCGATCATCGCGCGCTCCAAGAAGGGGCAGTTCTTTGTATTGCCGGACAACGGCCTGTTGACCTTGGTGCAGGATCGAGACGGGATCGAAGGGGCAAGAGAAATAACCAATCAGGAGTGGATGATCGGGGCAAAGACATCGTCCACTTTTCATGGAAGGGACATCTTTTCTCCGGCTGGTGCGCACTTGGCCCGGGGTGACGATTGGGCTACGGCTGGCCCCCCCGTTGATGTTGCCAGTCTTGTGAGGCTAGATCTTCGTACAGCGACCGTGGATGACGCGGGGTTGCATGGGGAGGTGATCGGCACTGATGGACCGTTCGGAAACCTAGTGTTGAATGTACCAGCGGAAACGTTTGCGAAACTGGGGTACAAAGTAGGCGATACGGTGCCGGTTCAGGTGAATGGACGTACCTATCAGTTGCCCTTTGTGAAGACCTTCAGCGATGTAGCGGTCGGAAAGCCGTTGGCCTATATTGACTCGCGCGGGCGGTTGAGTCTAGGAATCAATCAGAGGAGCTTTGCCGAAACTTATGGGATCCACCCGCCGGCCGCAGTGATGATCGCGAAAAAACAATGA
- a CDS encoding DUF4337 domain-containing protein → MEANEVSEFANQMRESGGEESLKSISLGISILAVLVAMVTVLGHRTHTEAVLMQSRAGDQWNEYQAKKIRMDNLSVTLDLLAIEPTVNSSLLESKRKEYEAHVEKWKEDLVEEQAKAGEFEAEVTKAEAKASRYDLGEALLQIAVVLCSITLFTRRRHYFLLGLTLGAAGIVVACSALLVR, encoded by the coding sequence ATGGAAGCTAACGAAGTTTCAGAGTTTGCCAATCAGATGCGGGAGTCCGGTGGGGAAGAGTCGCTGAAGAGTATCTCGCTCGGCATCTCGATACTTGCCGTACTGGTTGCGATGGTCACTGTGCTTGGACATCGCACTCACACTGAGGCTGTGCTGATGCAGTCGCGTGCGGGTGATCAGTGGAACGAGTACCAGGCGAAGAAGATTCGCATGGATAACTTATCGGTGACGCTGGACCTTCTTGCGATAGAGCCCACCGTGAACTCTTCCCTGCTGGAGTCGAAGCGGAAGGAGTATGAAGCTCACGTTGAGAAGTGGAAGGAAGATCTCGTGGAGGAGCAGGCGAAGGCTGGTGAGTTCGAGGCTGAGGTGACCAAAGCTGAGGCCAAGGCTTCTCGTTACGATCTTGGCGAGGCGTTGTTGCAGATCGCAGTGGTGCTTTGCTCCATTACGCTTTTTACGCGAAGGCGACACTACTTCCTGCTTGGGCTTACCCTCGGCGCGGCCGGTATCGTCGTCGCGTGTTCGGCGCTGCTGGTTCGTTAG
- a CDS encoding VIT1/CCC1 transporter family protein, with translation MHEVAHSPHTHGPHIEGHFESTEVVRDIVIGLSDGLTVPFALAAGLSGAVASSHIVVLAGLAEIAAGSIAMGLGGYLAARGDAEHYVSERHREEREIIERTRDEEEEIYEIFEQYSVSRASAEPVLAALKQNPTAWVDFMMRFELGLEEPAANRAHRSALTIAISYIAGGLIPLLPYMLVADNLTALKLSVVITLLALAIFGALKGKLVGTGWLRSALQTVLIGGAAAAVAYTLANLLNTHSR, from the coding sequence ATGCATGAGGTAGCACACTCACCCCACACCCACGGCCCCCACATCGAAGGCCACTTCGAATCTACGGAAGTCGTTCGCGATATCGTCATCGGCCTCTCCGACGGACTCACCGTTCCCTTCGCACTCGCCGCAGGTCTCTCCGGTGCCGTTGCCTCTTCGCACATCGTCGTCCTCGCTGGTCTTGCAGAGATCGCCGCCGGCTCCATCGCCATGGGCCTCGGTGGTTATCTCGCCGCTCGCGGCGATGCCGAACACTACGTCTCCGAGCGTCATCGCGAAGAGCGCGAGATCATCGAACGCACTCGCGACGAAGAAGAAGAGATCTACGAGATCTTCGAACAGTACTCAGTCAGTCGCGCCAGCGCAGAGCCCGTGCTCGCAGCACTCAAACAAAACCCCACCGCGTGGGTCGACTTCATGATGCGCTTCGAACTAGGCCTCGAAGAACCCGCCGCAAACCGCGCTCATCGCTCCGCCCTCACCATCGCGATCTCCTACATCGCTGGCGGCCTCATACCTCTACTCCCGTACATGCTCGTAGCCGACAACCTCACCGCTCTCAAACTCTCCGTCGTCATCACGCTGCTTGCGCTCGCTATCTTCGGCGCACTCAAAGGCAAGCTCGTCGGAACCGGCTGGCTACGCAGCGCACTCCAGACCGTCCTCATCGGAGGAGCCGCAGCCGCAGTAGCCTATACGCTCGCCAACCTTCTAAACACCCATTCAAGATGA